Proteins co-encoded in one Paracrocinitomix mangrovi genomic window:
- a CDS encoding lysophospholipid acyltransferase family protein: MFKKNIFGQRIFVKKFIIRFFGLLIYGRFNLRYKTDIKGAEKFRDLPESNVLIISNHQTYFADVSFFFHVIYASLLGSPNKVRRPGFLWPKKHNIYYIAAEETMRSGIIPKLLALSGAITIQRTWRSNGENVRRKGNKQDAKNIDMALKDGWVITFPQGTTSPYAKGRVGTAIIAKNNKPIVVPVVIDGFRRAFDKKGLKMRKKGSVLKMRVKDPLYIDYDQPVEQILEQMMDAIEQSKKFDSFPEKTKESTSE, translated from the coding sequence TTGTTTAAGAAAAACATATTTGGACAAAGGATATTTGTTAAAAAGTTCATTATCAGATTTTTTGGTCTGTTAATTTATGGACGTTTTAATCTAAGATATAAAACAGATATTAAAGGTGCTGAAAAGTTTAGGGATCTTCCAGAATCTAATGTTTTGATAATTTCAAATCATCAAACTTACTTTGCGGATGTTTCTTTTTTCTTTCATGTAATTTATGCTTCTTTATTAGGATCACCTAATAAAGTACGTAGACCGGGCTTTTTATGGCCTAAAAAGCACAACATTTATTACATAGCTGCTGAAGAGACAATGCGTAGTGGAATTATTCCGAAACTTCTGGCCTTATCCGGTGCGATAACTATACAAAGAACGTGGCGTTCAAATGGCGAGAATGTTCGAAGAAAAGGAAACAAGCAAGATGCCAAAAACATTGATATGGCATTAAAAGATGGGTGGGTAATCACTTTTCCTCAAGGAACTACTTCACCATATGCTAAGGGTAGAGTAGGTACTGCAATTATTGCAAAAAACAATAAACCCATTGTTGTTCCTGTTGTTATAGACGGTTTTAGAAGGGCATTTGATAAAAAAGGATTAAAAATGCGTAAAAAAGGAAGCGTTCTGAAAATGCGTGTTAAAGATCCTTTATACATTGATTATGATCAGCCGGTAGAGCAAATTCTCGAACAAATGATGGATGCGATTGAACAGTCCAAGAAATTTGATTCCTTTCCTGAAAAAACAAAAGAGAGCACATCCGAATAA